The following proteins come from a genomic window of Pirellula staleyi DSM 6068:
- a CDS encoding P-loop NTPase yields the protein MDQATQLRSLMLRAARQAADELATPPQTVVVAAGRAAAGCTTVALNLAYAFASQGLRTVLVDAHWGQGDIAPLCRIESSVGLADVLTLQKDIHEVLTLGPCGVQVVTCSAVTKTAFETRGVQKLLRQIRSLSRYADVVVVDAGTGRSELSTGLWQAADELLLVTTPDAVAVMDSYALVKSLVNRQAVTTRLSLVVNQSQSAEEAADVHRRIDQSCSRFLGLRLPMLGWLERSSEPLLLRSTSGNVANQIDGLVEVIHRRRDATQASRRAA from the coding sequence ATGGACCAGGCCACCCAACTTCGCAGCTTGATGCTTCGCGCCGCTCGACAAGCGGCTGACGAGCTCGCTACGCCTCCGCAAACGGTGGTGGTGGCAGCGGGTCGCGCTGCTGCGGGTTGCACCACCGTGGCCCTTAACTTGGCCTATGCCTTTGCCTCACAAGGTCTCCGTACGGTGCTCGTCGATGCCCACTGGGGACAAGGCGATATCGCCCCCCTCTGCCGGATCGAGTCGTCCGTCGGCTTGGCCGATGTCCTCACGCTCCAAAAAGATATTCATGAAGTACTGACTCTCGGACCATGCGGCGTTCAGGTCGTCACCTGCAGCGCCGTCACCAAAACAGCGTTTGAAACTCGCGGCGTCCAAAAGTTGCTCCGCCAGATTCGCTCGCTGTCACGCTATGCGGATGTGGTGGTCGTAGATGCCGGTACAGGACGCTCCGAGCTGTCGACCGGTTTGTGGCAAGCGGCTGATGAACTGCTGCTCGTTACCACTCCAGATGCCGTAGCGGTTATGGACAGCTATGCACTAGTGAAGTCGCTCGTCAATCGCCAGGCGGTTACCACGCGGCTGAGCCTCGTCGTCAATCAGTCGCAATCGGCTGAAGAAGCGGCGGATGTGCATCGTCGAATCGATCAGAGCTGCAGTCGTTTTCTCGGACTTCGCCTCCCCATGCTGGGTTGGCTCGAGCGTTCGAGCGAGCCGCTGCTGTTGAGGTCAACCAGCGGCAATGTTGCCAACCAGATCGATGGTCTGGTTGAGGTGATCCATCGCCGTCGCGATGCCACGCAAGCATCGAGACGTGCCGCATAA
- a CDS encoding FliA/WhiG family RNA polymerase sigma factor, translated as MSTTVAPSYDIEDVWKKYKHDPNQKELRNLLVEHYLPLVKYNGERIWARLPEGVELDDLISAGIFGLMDAIDAFDMTRGVKFETYCVPRIRGAMLDELRTMDWVPRLVRSKASKLGEATKTLEARLGRHPTTVELAAQMEMSVPEVEKMVSEASAVGLISLNKKWYETDSYKDVREIDILEDKKGEDPTRRIQKNDLMRLVTKGLNRNERLIIILYYYEELTMKEIGATLDLSESRVSQMHSSIVSRLQSQLGRRRPEFAQ; from the coding sequence ATGTCCACGACTGTAGCTCCATCGTACGACATCGAAGATGTGTGGAAGAAATACAAGCATGATCCGAATCAGAAAGAACTACGCAATCTTCTGGTGGAGCACTACCTCCCACTCGTAAAGTACAACGGCGAGCGCATTTGGGCTCGTCTTCCCGAGGGGGTTGAACTCGACGACCTCATCTCGGCTGGCATTTTCGGTCTCATGGATGCCATCGACGCGTTCGATATGACGCGCGGTGTGAAATTCGAAACGTACTGCGTGCCACGTATTCGTGGTGCCATGCTCGACGAACTTCGCACGATGGACTGGGTGCCACGTCTTGTGCGTAGCAAAGCCAGCAAACTTGGTGAAGCCACCAAGACGCTCGAAGCCCGTCTGGGCCGCCACCCCACGACGGTGGAACTCGCCGCACAGATGGAAATGAGCGTTCCTGAAGTTGAGAAAATGGTCAGCGAAGCCTCGGCCGTTGGTCTCATCAGCCTGAACAAGAAATGGTACGAGACCGACTCGTACAAAGATGTCCGCGAGATCGACATTCTCGAGGATAAGAAGGGTGAAGACCCAACTCGCCGCATTCAGAAAAATGATCTGATGCGTCTGGTGACCAAAGGTCTGAACCGTAACGAACGCCTCATCATCATCCTCTATTACTACGAGGAATTGACGATGAAAGAAATCGGCGCGACACTCGACCTGTCGGAAAGCCGCGTCAGTCAGATGCACAGCAGCATCGTTTCGCGCCTGCAATCGCAACTCGGTCGCCGCCGCCCTGAGTTCGCTCAGTAG
- the flhF gene encoding flagellar biosynthesis protein FlhF yields the protein MDLRTYRANSLRDAMRLVREELGPDAAILHTRRLRPGIFQWLAGTSQIEVTATADAEVLSNEQDSAREYASSDDSSEVDYASDDDVTFSLSESGEKPATIPFSSANFADRKTTVDQRSTRLPSVKHAGSRLQDNGLSLEHELATVDFRSKHRDDLLAQLVRELLAVNLDQVAAEVLVMQVAAAATEEAWQNPTKMRELLLRQMECDIPIGGPIRLYSRERRVVALVGPTGVGKTTTIAKLAAKFRLEQGARVGLITVDTYRIAAVDQLQTYATIMQLPLEVVNQPRDMTAALERFADFDLVLIDTAGRSPRDGARLQELRSMLDIAQPDEVHLVLASVASREALQSAREAFERVGATSLVITKLDEAASPASLLPVLRDFAIPLSYTTSGQNVPEDIRPADRRQLARQMLYPRTELS from the coding sequence ATGGATCTTCGGACTTATCGAGCGAACTCTTTGCGAGATGCTATGCGTCTTGTGCGCGAAGAATTGGGGCCCGATGCCGCCATTTTGCATACGCGTCGACTTCGCCCTGGTATTTTTCAGTGGCTCGCGGGGACTAGTCAGATCGAAGTGACGGCCACAGCCGACGCCGAGGTGTTGTCAAATGAACAAGATTCTGCTCGGGAGTACGCTTCATCGGATGATTCTTCCGAAGTGGATTACGCTAGCGACGACGATGTCACCTTCTCCCTCAGCGAGTCCGGTGAAAAGCCTGCTACGATCCCGTTTTCCTCGGCGAATTTTGCCGATCGCAAAACTACGGTTGATCAGCGAAGCACGCGTTTGCCTTCGGTAAAGCATGCTGGCTCGCGGCTTCAAGACAATGGGCTGTCGCTCGAGCATGAGCTGGCGACAGTCGACTTTCGCTCGAAGCACCGCGACGATTTGCTCGCACAATTGGTGCGAGAGCTCCTTGCAGTTAATCTCGATCAGGTTGCCGCTGAAGTGCTGGTGATGCAAGTCGCCGCTGCTGCGACAGAAGAAGCTTGGCAAAATCCGACCAAGATGCGCGAGTTGCTGCTCCGCCAAATGGAATGCGATATTCCGATTGGTGGCCCGATTCGTCTCTATTCACGCGAACGCCGAGTCGTTGCCCTGGTCGGTCCGACCGGTGTCGGCAAAACGACGACCATTGCCAAACTGGCAGCAAAATTTCGGCTCGAGCAAGGTGCTCGTGTAGGACTAATCACGGTCGATACGTATCGCATCGCCGCCGTCGATCAGCTGCAAACCTATGCCACGATCATGCAGCTTCCCTTGGAAGTAGTGAATCAGCCGCGCGACATGACAGCCGCTCTGGAGCGGTTTGCCGACTTCGACCTTGTGCTGATCGACACCGCTGGACGCAGTCCTCGCGATGGAGCCCGGCTGCAGGAATTGCGTTCGATGCTCGATATCGCCCAGCCTGACGAGGTTCATTTGGTGCTCGCTAGCGTCGCCTCGCGCGAGGCTTTGCAATCGGCTCGTGAAGCATTTGAGCGCGTAGGTGCTACGTCGCTTGTGATCACCAAGCTCGATGAAGCTGCTTCGCCAGCGTCGCTATTGCCTGTTTTGCGAGATTTTGCGATTCCTCTCAGTTACACCACGAGTGGTCAGAATGTTCCGGAAGATATTCGCCCCGCTGACCGGCGTCAGCTCGCGCGGCAGATGCTCTACCCTCGAACAGAACTCTCGTAA